From a region of the Thermomonas sp. HDW16 genome:
- the aceB gene encoding malate synthase A, which yields MSAVLQQASQELGPNEGGIEVTRTLPGQEQLLTPAALAFLAGLQRRFEAERQARLTARAARQAQFDAGALPDFRADTAHIRDGEWSVAPIPAALQDRRVEITGPVDPKMVINALNSGANCYMADFEDSTSPTWANLIEGQQALRQAVAGTLEFTADNGKHYALKPEAERAVLLVRPRGWHLDEKHVLVDGQRMSASLFDLGLFCFHNAKALAAKDRGPYFYLPKLQSMEEAALWDTVLSQIERELGLAQGQLKATVLIETLPAAFEMDEILHALKDRIVGLNCGRWDYIFSYIKTFRRHRDRVLPERAQVGMTQPFLKAYSELLIKTCHRRGAHAMGGMAAQIPISGDADANEAALARVRADKLREVTAGHDGTWVAHPALIPLAREIFDAHMPEANQRHVLRDDVNVARDTLIKPSLGTITRAGFENNVEVCVRYLAAWLDGNGCVPIHWLMEDAATAEIARTQLWQWLHFADDGREPLHLADGTPVDFALLERALISLPSKLTDRLRMPGASRVNEAIGMLDRLTHADVLVDFLTLPAYERID from the coding sequence ATGTCGGCAGTGCTGCAGCAAGCCTCGCAAGAGTTGGGCCCGAACGAGGGCGGAATCGAGGTCACCCGCACCCTGCCGGGTCAGGAGCAGCTGCTGACCCCGGCCGCGCTGGCCTTCCTGGCCGGCCTGCAGCGCCGCTTCGAGGCCGAGCGCCAGGCCCGCCTGACCGCACGTGCCGCCCGCCAGGCCCAGTTCGACGCCGGTGCGTTGCCGGATTTCCGCGCGGACACCGCCCACATCCGCGATGGCGAATGGAGCGTCGCGCCGATCCCGGCCGCCCTGCAGGACCGCCGCGTCGAAATCACCGGCCCGGTCGACCCGAAGATGGTGATCAACGCGCTGAACTCCGGCGCGAACTGCTACATGGCCGATTTCGAGGACAGCACCAGCCCGACCTGGGCCAACCTGATCGAAGGCCAGCAGGCGCTGCGCCAGGCGGTGGCCGGGACGCTCGAGTTCACCGCAGACAACGGCAAGCACTACGCGCTGAAGCCGGAAGCCGAGCGTGCGGTGCTGCTGGTGCGTCCGCGTGGCTGGCACCTGGACGAAAAACACGTGCTGGTCGATGGCCAGCGCATGTCGGCCAGCCTGTTCGACCTGGGCCTGTTCTGCTTCCACAACGCCAAGGCGCTGGCGGCCAAGGATCGCGGCCCGTACTTCTACCTGCCCAAGCTGCAATCGATGGAAGAGGCGGCGCTGTGGGATACGGTGCTGTCGCAGATCGAGCGCGAGCTGGGCTTGGCACAGGGCCAGCTGAAGGCCACCGTGTTGATCGAGACCCTGCCGGCCGCGTTCGAGATGGACGAGATCCTGCACGCGCTGAAGGACCGCATCGTCGGCCTCAACTGCGGGCGCTGGGACTACATCTTTTCCTACATCAAGACCTTCCGCCGCCACCGTGACCGCGTGTTGCCGGAGCGCGCGCAGGTCGGCATGACCCAGCCGTTCCTGAAGGCCTACTCGGAACTGCTGATCAAGACCTGCCACCGCCGCGGCGCGCATGCGATGGGCGGCATGGCCGCGCAGATCCCGATTTCGGGCGATGCCGACGCCAACGAAGCCGCATTGGCCCGCGTGCGCGCCGACAAGCTGCGCGAAGTCACCGCCGGCCACGACGGCACTTGGGTCGCGCATCCGGCATTGATTCCGCTGGCCCGCGAGATCTTCGATGCGCACATGCCGGAGGCCAACCAGCGCCATGTGTTGCGCGACGACGTGAACGTGGCGCGCGACACGCTGATCAAGCCATCGCTTGGCACCATCACCCGCGCCGGTTTCGAGAACAACGTCGAAGTCTGCGTGCGCTATCTCGCCGCATGGCTGGATGGCAACGGCTGCGTGCCGATCCACTGGCTGATGGAAGATGCCGCCACCGCGGAAATCGCCCGCACCCAGTTGTGGCAGTGGCTGCACTTCGCCGACGACGGCCGCGAGCCGCTGCACCTGGCCGATGGCACTCCGGTCGATTTCGCCCTGCTCGAGCGCGCGCTGATCTCGCTGCCCAGCAAGTTGACTGATCGCCTGCGCATGCCCGGTGCCAGCCGCGTCAACGAGGCGATCGGGATGCTCGACCGGCTCACCCATGCCGACGTGCTGGTCGATTTTCTGACGCTTCCGGCCTACGAACGCATCGATTAG
- a CDS encoding LysR family transcriptional regulator: MAEPGSSALRFAYKGSRLKPLRAFCQVARLGSVSRAAEALYLSQPAVTLQLQALERELGVRLLERSGRRLTPTREGELLYEMARPLVEGLDGLAASFREQVRGLDAGELNVAAGSSTILYLLPGIVDAFRQRHADVRLSLHNVTGAGGLDLLRNDAVDLAVGSMLDVPADLSYAPVYSFEPMLIMPLDHPLADKRDLSLEDLSPYGLILPPKRLTTYRLVDLVFQQNRVPYTVALEVGGWEVIKQYVAMGLGISIVTAICLTEADRQRLAARSLARWFPSRSYGIVMRKGKFLSSQARAFVELIKPEVLASREYDQSGHSER, encoded by the coding sequence ATGGCCGAACCGGGTTCCAGCGCCCTGCGATTCGCCTACAAAGGCTCGCGACTGAAGCCTTTGCGGGCGTTTTGCCAGGTGGCGCGGCTGGGTTCGGTCAGCCGTGCGGCGGAAGCGCTGTACCTCAGCCAGCCGGCGGTGACCCTGCAATTGCAGGCGCTGGAGCGCGAATTGGGGGTGCGCCTGCTGGAGCGCAGTGGTCGCCGCCTGACCCCCACCCGCGAGGGCGAACTGCTGTACGAGATGGCCCGCCCGCTGGTGGAAGGGCTGGACGGACTGGCCGCCAGCTTCCGCGAACAGGTGCGCGGGCTGGACGCGGGCGAGCTCAACGTGGCCGCCGGCAGTTCGACCATCCTGTACCTGCTGCCCGGCATCGTGGATGCGTTCCGCCAGCGCCATGCCGACGTGCGCCTGAGCCTGCACAACGTGACCGGCGCCGGTGGCCTGGACCTGCTGCGCAACGATGCGGTCGACCTCGCCGTCGGCTCGATGCTGGATGTCCCCGCCGACCTCAGCTATGCGCCGGTCTACAGCTTCGAACCGATGCTGATCATGCCGCTCGACCATCCGCTGGCCGATAAACGCGACCTGTCGCTGGAAGACCTTTCGCCCTACGGCCTGATCCTGCCGCCCAAGCGTTTGACCACCTATCGACTGGTGGACCTCGTGTTCCAGCAGAACCGCGTTCCGTACACGGTGGCGCTGGAAGTGGGCGGCTGGGAGGTGATCAAGCAGTACGTGGCGATGGGTCTCGGCATCAGCATCGTCACCGCGATCTGCCTGACCGAGGCCGACCGCCAGCGGCTGGCCGCGCGCTCGCTGGCGCGCTGGTTCCCCTCGCGCAGCTACGGCATCGTCATGCGCAAGGGCAAGTTCCTGTCATCGCAGGCGCGTGCGTTCGTGGAACTGATCAAGCCGGAAGTGCTGGCCTCACGCGAGTACGACCAGAGCGGGCATTCGGAGCGATAG
- a CDS encoding sigma-70 family RNA polymerase sigma factor — translation MPTVLDRWFIEAILVHEEALLRYLQRSWPHRDEVHDLRQEVYARVYEAAGKALPQQPKAFLFASARHLMADRARRARVVSIEPMGDFEPSHVLVDDVSPERWCGGRQALKRLADAFDRLPDRCRDVVWLRRVEELSQKDVALRLGISEKTVEKHIAKGMRLLAGHLFGGEGMSRHAASTALEEGDEQQHAD, via the coding sequence ATGCCGACCGTGCTCGACAGATGGTTCATCGAGGCGATCCTCGTCCACGAGGAAGCGTTGCTGCGCTATCTGCAGCGCAGTTGGCCGCACCGCGACGAAGTGCATGACCTGCGCCAGGAAGTCTACGCACGCGTCTATGAAGCCGCCGGCAAGGCGTTGCCGCAGCAGCCAAAGGCCTTCCTGTTCGCCAGCGCGCGCCACCTGATGGCGGATCGCGCGCGCCGCGCACGGGTGGTGTCGATCGAGCCGATGGGTGATTTCGAGCCTTCGCACGTCTTGGTGGATGACGTGTCGCCGGAACGCTGGTGCGGTGGACGGCAAGCCCTGAAGCGGTTGGCCGATGCCTTCGACCGCTTGCCGGATCGCTGCCGCGACGTGGTGTGGCTGCGACGCGTCGAGGAACTGTCGCAAAAGGACGTGGCATTGCGCTTAGGGATCAGCGAGAAGACCGTGGAGAAACACATCGCCAAGGGCATGCGCCTGCTGGCCGGACACCTGTTTGGCGGCGAGGGCATGTCGCGCCATGCGGCGTCGACGGCGCTGGAAGAGGGCGATGAGCAGCAACATGCGGACTGA
- a CDS encoding TonB-dependent receptor, whose product MKSSRPLRVLLLSLACSAALAAQAQAASGRIDVPAGDLASALDSYARQSGTQLVYRADQLKGARSSGLKGQPASPKTLDALLKGSGFHAQRDDSGAVLVVPQAAASQAAPAQAPTRPRAATPSPQAATDTPVTDLQTVQVTGSRIPRAQVEGPAPITIVTAEQIQAAGLTTVPDLLRSLSQNSGSVYGQQNTTNAQSTPGAQAVDLRGLGPNHTLVLINGRRIADFPLPLNSRSNFTDVGNIPLGMVDRVEILTGSASAVYGSDAMAGVINFILKKSIDGTIIDYRYGDTERGGGESHRLTLTTGFERGDFSGIVGVELQDKRPLWGFDRSVQDSTLDAPTSRRRLPRLTAQLYDWDDDVNIAPADGCAAMAGLNEGTTVLADDRFGEPYCGSDRAIAYRTIQNERKGANVYGSLEYRFSSDLFWFADFQLGRQTVKLLTGTNGNDVASDHMGWEFHDPASTSNYRRKMFFNAATGHYEIWSRQFTPEEIGGLENRMNTTTQKTMALTTGFSGAFGEDWNWEAAYNHSEYKADVDMPRISAAAANTFFLGPRLGYDDDGYAIYNADPARLFTPLTPAQFATFGVMSSWHPVAKNDNVSFTADTPTLFSLPAGDVGFAGALEFGRQSYRINPDPLALTEDAYYGPRYGDGDGSRNRWSAAGELRMPLLSSLQASLAGRYDRYSYGDKNPGKFTYSMGLEWRPIDTLLVRGSYGTGFRAPDMHYLFAGSDYYRTRFATDYFQCRTDEPGMSDGDCYDDGSWDVSTFDVYTGNMQLDVETSKSFTAGFVWSPSANFDLAVDFYKIQVKNQVQAQDRERLRSTEADCRLGITDDGVAVDINSPTCVDALARVIRDEDGVITSVHFAPINIASEETSGIDVTANYRLQTARAGDFRFTGNYTWADKHTRRQFPGDPEEDMLDVGFADTTLPRVKGNIGVNWDKNAWGAGLFGNYVGRVANYNNDAWTPATWRFNGSARYDINDHLRVSLAVNNLLDKMPPKDATWANYPYYDTSWFDSMGRSYYLQITWKLGGKPL is encoded by the coding sequence ATGAAGTCGTCCCGACCGTTGCGCGTCCTGCTGCTGTCCCTGGCCTGCTCCGCCGCGCTCGCCGCGCAGGCGCAGGCGGCATCCGGCCGCATCGACGTTCCCGCAGGAGATCTCGCCTCCGCGCTGGATTCCTACGCCCGCCAGTCTGGCACCCAGCTCGTCTATCGCGCCGACCAGCTCAAGGGTGCGCGCAGCTCGGGACTGAAGGGACAGCCGGCCTCGCCGAAAACGCTGGACGCGCTGCTCAAGGGCAGTGGCTTCCACGCCCAACGCGATGATTCCGGCGCGGTGCTGGTCGTGCCGCAGGCGGCCGCTTCGCAAGCCGCACCCGCCCAGGCGCCGACGCGGCCACGCGCGGCGACACCGTCGCCGCAAGCCGCCACCGATACGCCTGTCACCGATCTGCAAACCGTGCAGGTCACCGGCTCACGCATCCCGCGCGCGCAGGTGGAAGGCCCAGCGCCGATCACCATCGTGACGGCCGAGCAAATCCAGGCCGCCGGCCTCACCACCGTCCCGGACCTGCTGCGTTCGCTGAGCCAGAACAGCGGCAGCGTCTACGGCCAGCAAAACACCACCAATGCGCAGTCCACGCCAGGCGCGCAGGCGGTCGACCTGCGTGGCCTGGGGCCCAACCACACGCTGGTGCTAATCAACGGCCGCCGCATCGCCGACTTCCCGCTGCCACTCAACAGCCGCAGCAATTTCACCGACGTCGGCAACATCCCGCTCGGCATGGTCGATCGCGTGGAAATCCTGACGGGTAGCGCCTCGGCCGTGTACGGCTCGGATGCGATGGCCGGCGTGATCAACTTCATCCTCAAGAAGTCCATCGACGGCACCATCATCGATTACCGTTACGGCGATACCGAGCGCGGCGGCGGCGAATCGCATCGGCTCACCCTGACCACCGGGTTCGAGCGCGGCGACTTCAGCGGCATCGTCGGCGTGGAACTGCAGGACAAGCGCCCGCTATGGGGCTTCGACCGCAGCGTGCAGGATTCCACCCTCGACGCACCGACCTCGAGGCGCCGGCTGCCCCGGCTCACCGCCCAGCTCTACGACTGGGATGACGACGTCAACATCGCGCCAGCCGATGGCTGCGCGGCGATGGCCGGTTTGAACGAAGGCACCACGGTGCTGGCCGACGACCGCTTCGGCGAACCCTATTGCGGCAGCGACCGCGCCATCGCGTATCGCACGATCCAGAACGAACGCAAGGGCGCGAATGTCTACGGCTCGCTCGAGTATCGTTTTTCCAGCGACCTGTTCTGGTTCGCGGATTTCCAGCTCGGCCGGCAGACCGTCAAGCTGCTGACCGGCACCAACGGCAACGACGTCGCCAGCGACCACATGGGCTGGGAGTTCCATGACCCAGCCTCGACCAGCAACTACCGGCGCAAGATGTTCTTCAACGCCGCTACCGGGCATTACGAGATCTGGTCGCGTCAGTTCACACCCGAGGAAATCGGCGGCCTGGAAAACCGCATGAACACCACCACCCAGAAGACCATGGCCCTGACCACCGGCTTCAGTGGCGCGTTCGGCGAAGACTGGAACTGGGAAGCGGCCTACAACCATTCCGAGTACAAGGCCGACGTGGACATGCCACGCATCAGCGCGGCAGCGGCCAACACGTTCTTCCTGGGGCCGCGGCTGGGCTACGACGACGACGGCTATGCGATCTACAACGCGGATCCGGCGCGTCTGTTCACCCCGCTGACGCCAGCGCAATTCGCCACGTTCGGGGTGATGTCTTCCTGGCACCCGGTGGCGAAGAACGACAACGTCAGCTTCACCGCCGACACCCCGACCCTGTTCTCGCTGCCGGCCGGCGATGTCGGCTTCGCCGGCGCACTCGAATTCGGCCGCCAGTCCTACCGCATCAACCCCGACCCGCTGGCGCTGACCGAAGATGCCTATTACGGCCCGCGCTACGGCGACGGCGATGGCAGCCGCAATCGCTGGAGCGCGGCAGGCGAATTGCGCATGCCGCTGCTGTCCTCGCTGCAAGCCAGCCTGGCCGGCCGCTACGACCGCTACAGCTACGGCGACAAGAACCCGGGCAAGTTCACCTACAGCATGGGCCTTGAATGGCGCCCGATCGACACCCTGCTGGTGCGCGGTTCCTACGGCACCGGCTTCCGCGCGCCCGACATGCACTACCTGTTCGCCGGCAGCGACTACTACCGCACCCGCTTCGCGACCGACTATTTCCAGTGCCGCACCGACGAACCGGGCATGAGCGATGGCGACTGCTACGACGACGGCAGCTGGGACGTCAGCACGTTCGACGTTTATACCGGCAACATGCAGCTGGACGTGGAAACCAGCAAGTCGTTTACCGCCGGCTTCGTGTGGTCGCCGAGCGCCAACTTCGATCTGGCGGTCGATTTCTACAAGATCCAGGTGAAGAACCAAGTGCAGGCGCAGGATCGCGAACGCCTGCGCAGCACCGAGGCCGATTGCCGGCTAGGCATCACCGACGACGGCGTGGCCGTGGACATCAATTCACCAACTTGCGTCGACGCCCTGGCACGCGTCATCCGCGACGAGGACGGCGTGATCACCAGCGTGCATTTCGCCCCGATCAACATCGCGAGCGAAGAGACTTCCGGCATCGACGTCACCGCCAACTACCGGCTGCAGACCGCCCGTGCCGGCGATTTCCGCTTCACCGGCAACTACACCTGGGCGGACAAGCACACGCGCCGGCAGTTTCCTGGCGATCCGGAAGAAGACATGCTGGACGTTGGCTTCGCCGACACCACCCTGCCGCGCGTGAAGGGCAACATCGGCGTCAACTGGGACAAGAATGCCTGGGGCGCGGGCCTGTTCGGCAACTATGTGGGACGCGTAGCCAACTACAACAACGATGCCTGGACGCCGGCGACCTGGCGCTTCAACGGCAGCGCGCGCTACGACATCAACGACCATCTGCGCGTGTCGCTGGCGGTCAACAACCTGCTCGACAAGATGCCGCCGAAAGACGCAACCTGGGCGAACTACCCGTACTACGACACCTCCTGGTTCGACAGCATGGGCCGCAGCTACTACCTGCAGATCACCTGGAAGCTGGGCGGCAAGCCGCTGTAA
- the aceA gene encoding isocitrate lyase yields MKNHMPSAEQLKLDWANNPRWAGITRPYSAEDVVRLRGTVHIEHSIARLGAEKLWKSLHSEPFVNALGAMTGNQAMQQVKAGLKAIYLSGWQVAADANLAGEMYPDQSLYPANSVPQVVKRINNTLLRADQLHHAEGDDTIDFMQPIVADAEAGFGGVLNAYELMKAMIEAGAAGVHFEDQLASVKKCGHMGGKVLVPTREAIEKLTAARLAADVMGVPTIIVARTDAEAADLLTADVDANDQPFTTGERTIEGFYKTNNGLNQAISRGLAYAPYADLVWCETGKPDLEFARKFAEAIHAKFPGKLLAYNCSPSFNWKKNLDDATIAKFQKEIASYGYKFQFITLAGFHALNYGMFDLAHGYARRQMSAFVELQEKEFAAAERGFTAVKHQREVGTGYFDAITQTIQGGQSSTVALKGSTEEEQFHGERAAA; encoded by the coding sequence ATGAAGAACCACATGCCGAGCGCCGAACAACTGAAGCTGGACTGGGCTAACAATCCGCGATGGGCCGGGATCACCCGCCCCTATTCCGCGGAAGACGTGGTGCGCCTGCGCGGCACCGTGCACATCGAACATTCCATCGCCCGCCTCGGTGCGGAGAAATTGTGGAAGTCGCTGCACAGCGAACCCTTCGTCAACGCGCTGGGCGCGATGACCGGCAACCAGGCCATGCAGCAGGTCAAGGCCGGCCTCAAGGCCATCTACCTGTCCGGCTGGCAGGTCGCCGCCGATGCCAACCTGGCCGGCGAGATGTATCCGGATCAGTCGCTGTATCCGGCCAATTCGGTGCCGCAGGTGGTCAAGCGCATCAACAACACCCTGCTGCGCGCCGACCAGCTGCATCATGCCGAAGGCGACGACACCATCGACTTCATGCAGCCGATCGTGGCCGATGCCGAAGCCGGTTTCGGCGGCGTGCTCAACGCCTATGAACTGATGAAGGCGATGATCGAGGCCGGCGCCGCCGGCGTGCATTTCGAAGACCAGCTAGCCAGCGTGAAGAAGTGCGGCCACATGGGCGGCAAGGTGCTGGTGCCGACGCGCGAGGCCATCGAGAAGCTGACCGCCGCGCGCCTGGCCGCCGACGTGATGGGCGTGCCAACGATCATCGTCGCCCGCACCGATGCCGAAGCCGCAGACCTGCTGACCGCGGACGTCGATGCCAACGACCAGCCGTTCACCACCGGCGAGCGCACCATCGAAGGCTTCTACAAGACCAACAACGGCCTGAACCAGGCGATCAGCCGCGGCCTGGCCTACGCGCCGTACGCCGACCTGGTATGGTGCGAGACCGGCAAGCCGGACCTGGAATTCGCGCGCAAATTCGCCGAGGCGATCCACGCCAAGTTCCCGGGCAAGCTGCTGGCCTACAACTGCTCGCCCAGCTTCAACTGGAAGAAGAACCTGGACGACGCGACGATTGCCAAGTTCCAGAAGGAAATCGCCAGCTACGGCTACAAGTTCCAGTTCATCACCCTGGCCGGCTTCCACGCGCTGAACTACGGCATGTTCGACCTGGCCCACGGTTACGCCCGCCGCCAGATGAGCGCCTTCGTCGAATTGCAGGAGAAGGAGTTCGCCGCTGCCGAACGCGGGTTCACCGCCGTGAAGCACCAGCGCGAGGTCGGCACCGGTTACTTCGATGCCATCACCCAGACCATCCAGGGTGGGCAGAGCTCGACCGTGGCCTTGAAGGGTTCCACCGAGGAAGAGCAGTTCCACGGCGAACGCGCCGCGGCCTAA
- a CDS encoding FecR domain-containing protein — MRTDIEGIAADWLALRDSGAWTPADAAALDAWLEADTMHRVALLRLQAAWDESGRLQALGAGWKQPGPPPRAHWTLPAQAPDVAVLDADPPYAPPDLRDLEFAPRRYARANGSHAARAFAALSIAACAVFASWGWQSYHRVESTSYHTALGGLQTISLADGSKTTLASNSQLDVHLSRRERHIDLERGEAIFDVAKDPQRPFVVDAGSRQVVAVGTHFSVRRDAHELRVVVTEGTVRLQSPAGGTHPQPTTLLPAGSVALVREDGVLVRSIPIADAEQLLDWREGLLVFRNATLADAAAEFNRYNARKIVVADAEAGALRVGGSFRWENTEGFARLLERGFPVRAEYAVDRIVLASP; from the coding sequence ATGCGGACTGACATCGAAGGCATCGCCGCCGACTGGCTGGCGCTGCGCGACAGCGGCGCGTGGACGCCAGCCGACGCGGCCGCGCTGGACGCATGGCTGGAGGCGGACACCATGCACCGCGTCGCCTTGCTGCGCCTGCAAGCGGCCTGGGACGAAAGCGGACGGCTGCAAGCCTTGGGCGCAGGCTGGAAGCAGCCGGGGCCGCCACCACGCGCGCACTGGACGCTGCCGGCGCAGGCACCCGATGTCGCGGTGCTGGATGCCGATCCGCCGTATGCGCCGCCGGATTTGCGCGATCTCGAATTTGCACCGCGCCGGTACGCACGCGCTAACGGTTCGCATGCGGCACGCGCGTTCGCTGCACTGTCGATCGCGGCCTGCGCCGTGTTCGCAAGCTGGGGCTGGCAGTCCTACCACCGAGTGGAATCGACCAGCTACCACACCGCGCTGGGCGGCCTGCAGACCATTTCGTTGGCCGATGGCTCGAAGACCACGCTGGCCAGCAACAGCCAGCTCGACGTGCACCTGTCGCGACGCGAACGGCACATCGACCTGGAACGCGGCGAGGCGATCTTCGATGTCGCCAAGGATCCGCAGCGCCCGTTCGTGGTCGATGCCGGCAGTCGCCAGGTGGTGGCAGTCGGGACGCATTTCTCGGTGCGCCGCGACGCGCACGAACTGCGCGTGGTGGTGACCGAGGGTACGGTGCGCCTGCAATCGCCCGCAGGCGGCACCCATCCGCAGCCCACCACACTATTGCCGGCCGGCAGCGTGGCGCTGGTGCGCGAGGATGGCGTGCTGGTGCGCAGCATCCCCATCGCCGATGCGGAGCAACTGCTGGACTGGCGCGAGGGTCTGCTGGTGTTCCGCAATGCCACGCTGGCCGACGCTGCGGCGGAGTTCAACCGCTACAACGCGCGCAAGATCGTGGTGGCCGATGCCGAAGCGGGTGCATTGCGGGTCGGCGGCAGTTTCCGCTGGGAGAACACCGAGGGTTTCGCCCGCCTGCTTGAACGCGGCTTCCCGGTGCGCGCCGAGTACGCGGTGGATCGCATCGTGCTGGCCTCGCCCTGA
- a CDS encoding diguanylate cyclase: protein MAAIAQDVAGAFVQGDPHSPVLTAAEYALFAQVARTRRADTGHPLFRRGDLGTSMFVIASGAVDLDFGDDLVGKRLGAREFFGELGLLIGDHARSAEATMVESGVLLELGRDEFDALAARDPQLLAQFLRRAIMRVVSNEQALIGRLRRRNQELQTALDTLRATAHRLNQTEVLTRTDELTGLSNRRGFGTHVQQRRRNGALSGLSLILIDCDRFKHVNDAHGHLAGDRVLQSVANLLRAVAGPDDVACRLGGDEFCLLVQGHQHQELERTADYILGSARALTRMHHNPPQMTTLSLGICTVGESPQDWEHWYTQADTALYRAKRLGGDRVEWQD from the coding sequence GTGGCCGCAATCGCACAGGACGTAGCGGGCGCCTTTGTCCAGGGCGACCCGCATTCACCCGTGCTGACCGCTGCGGAATATGCGCTGTTCGCGCAGGTGGCACGCACGCGTCGGGCGGATACCGGGCATCCCCTGTTCCGTCGTGGCGACCTCGGCACCTCCATGTTCGTGATCGCCAGTGGTGCGGTCGACCTCGATTTCGGCGACGACCTGGTCGGCAAACGCCTTGGCGCACGCGAATTCTTTGGCGAACTCGGCTTGCTGATCGGTGACCACGCGCGCAGCGCGGAAGCCACCATGGTCGAATCCGGCGTGCTGCTGGAACTGGGGCGTGACGAATTCGACGCGCTCGCTGCGCGCGATCCGCAACTGCTCGCACAATTCCTGCGCCGCGCGATCATGCGCGTGGTGTCCAACGAACAGGCCCTGATCGGCCGCTTGCGCCGGCGCAACCAGGAGTTGCAGACCGCGCTGGACACCTTGCGTGCCACTGCGCACCGGTTGAACCAGACCGAAGTGCTGACCCGCACCGACGAGTTGACCGGCCTGTCCAACCGTCGCGGCTTCGGCACGCACGTCCAGCAGCGTCGACGCAACGGCGCGTTGAGCGGCCTCAGCCTGATCCTGATCGATTGCGACCGTTTCAAGCACGTGAACGACGCCCATGGTCACTTGGCCGGCGACCGTGTGCTGCAGAGCGTGGCCAACCTGTTGCGCGCGGTGGCCGGCCCCGATGATGTCGCCTGCCGGCTGGGCGGCGACGAGTTCTGCCTGCTGGTGCAAGGACACCAACACCAGGAGCTTGAGCGCACGGCCGATTACATCCTCGGCAGCGCGCGCGCGCTGACCCGCATGCACCACAACCCCCCGCAGATGACCACGCTCAGCCTGGGCATCTGCACGGTCGGTGAGTCTCCGCAGGATTGGGAGCATTGGTACACCCAGGCCGATACCGCCCTGTATCGCGCCAAGCGGCTGGGCGGTGATCGCGTTGAGTGGCAGGACTGA
- a CDS encoding isoaspartyl peptidase/L-asparaginase, which yields MFQRHYAVRDGVLTALDAPLLVIHGGAGVEPGDLTKEEEQAARAALEAALRAGHAKLTAGGSSVDAVAATITVLEDAPQFNAGRGAVFTHDGVNELDTSIMDGANGKAGAAAGLHRVKNPILLARAIMDKSKHVMMVGDGAERFATEQGITLVDPVYFRTEKRWQQLQKALAEEAKAQASNTPLVLPGKAYFGTVGALALDAQGRLAAGTSTGGMTNKRYGRVGDSPIIGAGTWADARCAVSGTGWGEYYIRAAAAHEICARVRLSGYSISRAGEGVINKDIPKAGGDGGAIALDAQGVAAFPFNTGGMYRGWIGADGVPHVAIYKGDALPMPAY from the coding sequence GTGTTCCAGCGCCACTACGCGGTGCGCGATGGTGTGCTGACTGCGCTGGATGCGCCCTTGCTGGTGATCCATGGCGGTGCCGGCGTGGAGCCGGGCGACTTGACCAAGGAAGAAGAGCAGGCCGCGCGTGCGGCGCTGGAAGCCGCATTGCGCGCAGGCCACGCCAAGCTCACGGCCGGCGGCTCATCGGTCGATGCGGTCGCCGCCACCATCACCGTGCTCGAGGACGCACCACAGTTCAACGCCGGGCGCGGCGCGGTGTTCACTCACGACGGCGTCAACGAGCTGGACACCTCGATCATGGATGGTGCCAACGGCAAGGCCGGCGCTGCGGCGGGCCTGCATCGGGTGAAGAATCCGATCCTGCTGGCGCGCGCTATCATGGACAAGTCCAAGCACGTGATGATGGTCGGCGATGGCGCGGAACGCTTCGCCACCGAACAGGGCATCACGTTGGTCGACCCGGTGTATTTCCGCACCGAGAAGCGTTGGCAGCAGCTGCAGAAGGCCTTGGCGGAAGAAGCCAAGGCACAGGCGTCCAATACGCCGCTGGTGCTGCCGGGCAAGGCCTATTTCGGCACAGTCGGTGCGCTGGCGCTGGATGCGCAGGGCCGGCTGGCGGCGGGCACCTCCACCGGTGGCATGACCAACAAGCGCTACGGCCGCGTCGGCGATTCGCCGATCATCGGCGCCGGTACCTGGGCCGATGCGCGTTGCGCGGTGTCCGGCACCGGCTGGGGCGAGTACTACATCCGCGCCGCTGCCGCGCACGAAATCTGTGCGCGCGTGCGCCTGTCCGGGTACAGCATTTCCCGAGCGGGCGAGGGTGTGATCAACAAGGACATCCCCAAGGCCGGTGGCGATGGCGGTGCGATCGCGCTGGACGCGCAGGGCGTGGCCGCGTTCCCGTTCAATACCGGCGGCATGTACCGTGGCTGGATCGGCGCGGATGGCGTGCCGCACGTGGCGATCTACAAGGGCGATGCGTTGCCGATGCCGGCGTATTGA